The following coding sequences are from one Syngnathus acus chromosome 12, fSynAcu1.2, whole genome shotgun sequence window:
- the marveld2a gene encoding MARVEL domain-containing protein 2 isoform X1: MFHGDDYLGRTEHVRQAPHYDQVPPGTLPRDQPYEPEPLSAQSAPYFALSADPLPPPPLPDHPPVGLDYPSDGEGTERDLDPALDIKPVHRFIPDSWKNFFRASDRSSKKGAWPEAPSCNDNNNGTSEGVRCSPPPTTSVPGSYRDPYGGSAGSYNSAKELLDLGESASASGRTYRTALTYSERVEEYNQRYAYMKSWAGLLRILGCVELLLGAAVFACVCAYIHKDNEWFNMFGYSSPGGAYGGGLYGGSATTYTGPKTPFVLVVAGLAWLVTVIMLVLGMTMYYRTILLDSTWWPLTEFVINLVLAVLYMAAGIVYVRDTTRGGLCSYPVFNNGMSGAFCRTEAGQTAAIIFLFLTMVIYLISAGVSLKLWRHEAARRYRQSNAHEMQQSEFGAVRSLLVPASAAAGANLPLRESSLASVGDVPIAVAPKILQGAIPSGHIPKPVIVPDYIAKYPSIRSDEERDQYRAVFNDQYAEYKELHADVQAACKKFDEMDAMMRSLPQQAGSQMEAERIGRILQDFQRKKNDPTFLEKKERCDYLKNKLSHIKQKIQEYDKAADWNDGYG, encoded by the exons ATGTTCCATGGTGACGACTACCTAGGCCGCACTGAGCATGTCCGCCAGGCGCCTCACTACGACCAGGTCCCGCCGGGCACGTTGCCCCGGGACCAGCCCTACGAGCCTGAGCCTCTGAGCGCCCAGTCGGCGCCTTACTTTGCCCTCAGCGCCGACCCGCTCCCGCCGCCGCCCCTGCCCGACCATCCTCCCGTCGGACTCGACTACCCGAGCGACGG CGAGGGGACCGAGCGGGACCTGGACCCGGCCCTGGACATCAAACCGGTGCACCGCTTCATCCCGGACTCGTGGAAGAACTTCTTCCGGGCCAGCGATCGCAGCAGCAAAAAGGGGGCGTGGCCCGAGGCGCCGTCATGtaacgacaacaacaacggcACCAGCGAGGGCGTGCGCTGCTCGCCTCCCCCCACCACCTCCGTCCCCGGGTCCTACCGGGACCCTTACGGGGGCTCGGCCGGCAGCTACAATTCGGCCAAGGAGCTCCTGGACCTGGGCGAATCGGCGTCGGCTTCGGGCCGCACCTACCGCACGGCGCTGACCTACAGCGAGCGCGTGGAGGAGTACAACCAGCGCTACGCCTACATGAAGTCCTGGGCGGGGCTGCTGAGGATTCTGGGCTGCGTGGAGCTGCTGCTGGGCGCCGCCGTCTTCGCCTGCGTCTGCGCGTACATCCACAAGGACAACGAGTGGTTCAACATGTTCGGCTACTCGTCGCCGGGCGGCGCCTACGGCGGCGGCCTCTACGGCGGCAGCGCCACCACCTACACGGGGCCCAAGACGCCCTTTGTGCTGGTGGTGGCGGGCCTGGCGTGGCTGGTGACGGTCATCATGCTGGTGCTGGGCATGACCATGTACTACCGCACCATCCTGCTGGACTCCACCTGGTGGCCGCTGACCGAGTTTGTCATCAACCTGGTGCTGGCCGTGCTCTACATGGCGGCGG GCATCGTGTACGTGCGCGACACCACCCGCGGGGGCCTCTGCTCTTACCCCGTGTTCAACAACGGCATGAGCGGCGCCTTCTGCAGGACGGAAGCGGGCCAGACGGCCGccatcatcttcctcttcctcaccaTGGTCATCTACCTGATCAGCGCCGGCGTCAGCCTCAAGCTGTGGCGCCACGAAGCGGCGCGCCGATACCGCCAGAGCAACGCGCACGAG ATGCAGCAGTCCGAGTTTGGAGCGGTTCGGTCGTTG CTGGTTCCCGCTAGCGCTGCGGCGGGCGCCAACCTCCCCCTGCGGGAATCCTCCCTGGCATCCGTCGGGGACGTCCCCATCGCCGTGGCCCCCAAGATCCTGCAGGGGGCGATACCGTCCGGTCACATCCCCAAGCCGGTCATCGTGCCGGACTACATCGC GAAGTACCCGAGCATCCGCTCGGACGAGGAGCGCGACCAGTACCGAGCCGTGTTCAACGACCAGTACGCCGAGTACAAGGAGCTTCACGCCGACGTGCAGGCCGCCTGCAAGAAGTTTGACGAGATGGACGCCATGATGCGCAGCCTCCCGCAGCAGGCCGGCAGCCAGATG GAAGCCGAGCGCATCGGCAGAATCCTTCAGGACTTCCAGAGGAAGAAAAAC GACCCGACCTTTCTGGAGAAAAAGGAGCGCTGCGATTACCTGAAGAACAAGCTGTCGCACATCAAGCAGAAGATTCAGGAGTACGACAAAGCGGCCGACTGGAACGACGGCTACGGCTGA
- the marveld2a gene encoding MARVEL domain-containing protein 2 isoform X2 has product MFHGDDYLGRTEHVRQAPHYDQVPPGTLPRDQPYEPEPLSAQSAPYFALSADPLPPPPLPDHPPVGLDYPSDGEGTERDLDPALDIKPVHRFIPDSWKNFFRASDRSSKKGAWPEAPSCNDNNNGTSEGVRCSPPPTTSVPGSYRDPYGGSAGSYNSAKELLDLGESASASGRTYRTALTYSERVEEYNQRYAYMKSWAGLLRILGCVELLLGAAVFACVCAYIHKDNEWFNMFGYSSPGGAYGGGLYGGSATTYTGPKTPFVLVVAGLAWLVTVIMLVLGMTMYYRTILLDSTWWPLTEFVINLVLAVLYMAAGIVYVRDTTRGGLCSYPVFNNGMSGAFCRTEAGQTAAIIFLFLTMVIYLISAGVSLKLWRHEAARRYRQSNAHEQSEFGAVRSLLVPASAAAGANLPLRESSLASVGDVPIAVAPKILQGAIPSGHIPKPVIVPDYIAKYPSIRSDEERDQYRAVFNDQYAEYKELHADVQAACKKFDEMDAMMRSLPQQAGSQMEAERIGRILQDFQRKKNDPTFLEKKERCDYLKNKLSHIKQKIQEYDKAADWNDGYG; this is encoded by the exons ATGTTCCATGGTGACGACTACCTAGGCCGCACTGAGCATGTCCGCCAGGCGCCTCACTACGACCAGGTCCCGCCGGGCACGTTGCCCCGGGACCAGCCCTACGAGCCTGAGCCTCTGAGCGCCCAGTCGGCGCCTTACTTTGCCCTCAGCGCCGACCCGCTCCCGCCGCCGCCCCTGCCCGACCATCCTCCCGTCGGACTCGACTACCCGAGCGACGG CGAGGGGACCGAGCGGGACCTGGACCCGGCCCTGGACATCAAACCGGTGCACCGCTTCATCCCGGACTCGTGGAAGAACTTCTTCCGGGCCAGCGATCGCAGCAGCAAAAAGGGGGCGTGGCCCGAGGCGCCGTCATGtaacgacaacaacaacggcACCAGCGAGGGCGTGCGCTGCTCGCCTCCCCCCACCACCTCCGTCCCCGGGTCCTACCGGGACCCTTACGGGGGCTCGGCCGGCAGCTACAATTCGGCCAAGGAGCTCCTGGACCTGGGCGAATCGGCGTCGGCTTCGGGCCGCACCTACCGCACGGCGCTGACCTACAGCGAGCGCGTGGAGGAGTACAACCAGCGCTACGCCTACATGAAGTCCTGGGCGGGGCTGCTGAGGATTCTGGGCTGCGTGGAGCTGCTGCTGGGCGCCGCCGTCTTCGCCTGCGTCTGCGCGTACATCCACAAGGACAACGAGTGGTTCAACATGTTCGGCTACTCGTCGCCGGGCGGCGCCTACGGCGGCGGCCTCTACGGCGGCAGCGCCACCACCTACACGGGGCCCAAGACGCCCTTTGTGCTGGTGGTGGCGGGCCTGGCGTGGCTGGTGACGGTCATCATGCTGGTGCTGGGCATGACCATGTACTACCGCACCATCCTGCTGGACTCCACCTGGTGGCCGCTGACCGAGTTTGTCATCAACCTGGTGCTGGCCGTGCTCTACATGGCGGCGG GCATCGTGTACGTGCGCGACACCACCCGCGGGGGCCTCTGCTCTTACCCCGTGTTCAACAACGGCATGAGCGGCGCCTTCTGCAGGACGGAAGCGGGCCAGACGGCCGccatcatcttcctcttcctcaccaTGGTCATCTACCTGATCAGCGCCGGCGTCAGCCTCAAGCTGTGGCGCCACGAAGCGGCGCGCCGATACCGCCAGAGCAACGCGCACGAG CAGTCCGAGTTTGGAGCGGTTCGGTCGTTG CTGGTTCCCGCTAGCGCTGCGGCGGGCGCCAACCTCCCCCTGCGGGAATCCTCCCTGGCATCCGTCGGGGACGTCCCCATCGCCGTGGCCCCCAAGATCCTGCAGGGGGCGATACCGTCCGGTCACATCCCCAAGCCGGTCATCGTGCCGGACTACATCGC GAAGTACCCGAGCATCCGCTCGGACGAGGAGCGCGACCAGTACCGAGCCGTGTTCAACGACCAGTACGCCGAGTACAAGGAGCTTCACGCCGACGTGCAGGCCGCCTGCAAGAAGTTTGACGAGATGGACGCCATGATGCGCAGCCTCCCGCAGCAGGCCGGCAGCCAGATG GAAGCCGAGCGCATCGGCAGAATCCTTCAGGACTTCCAGAGGAAGAAAAAC GACCCGACCTTTCTGGAGAAAAAGGAGCGCTGCGATTACCTGAAGAACAAGCTGTCGCACATCAAGCAGAAGATTCAGGAGTACGACAAAGCGGCCGACTGGAACGACGGCTACGGCTGA